The following DNA comes from Plasmodium coatneyi strain Hackeri chromosome 9, complete sequence.
CGCTCTTGTCCACACTCTTGCTGCTGCTATTACAGTCATTCTCCTCGTAACTCGTTTCGTAATTCGCCACGCAGGGGTAGCTGCCACCTTGTGGGTCAACTTCATTCTTTCGTTCGACTAACTTGGTTAGATTATTGGTTGGGTAGTATTGCTCGTTCTTGTCGTAGCTCTTTTTGTTGGCAAAGTAGTTATTCCTCGTGTTTCCATTGGAGATGCCGTAATTCCCTTTTCCATCGTAATTTGTACCACCTTTCGTGTTATtcataaaattgttaataataatatcGTTAGCGTCGTTGCTGCTGTTGGGTTCGTCTGACATATGAGTAGGGGAGTCATTATTGGGAGGGGAATTCTTTCCACTTCTGTTTACTCTGTCATTACCCTGTTTGGCGTTTGCACTTTGTCTGCTGTCGTCTGGAATGATGGTGTTTATGGACAtgtgtttgttgttcttcccatCTTTAGCAGGAGCTTTTACTTGTTCCACGTAACGACCCGTCGTTGCCACATCATTGTTGAGGTGATTTTCTcggtgtaatttttttttgttcaagaTAGAGGAGAAGCCATTTTCATACTCATAATTTGATCCCTTGTTATTACCACAGTGGTTAATGCTATAATTGGAGAGGTCACTTTTGGACGGCATCCTCGCCATTCCTTCAATCGGCGTATCCTTCTTATTGCTAATGCGCTGCCCCTTATCATCATTGTCCTTACTACCGTTCGTATGATCATTCACGCACTGTTTTGTTTTATCGTTATTTGGAAATATTTCCCAATTTGTTTGGTTGAGCTGTTCGCTCTCTTTTATGGGTAACTTactcttctccttttccatgTCACCTCGCAACGGGTGGctccttttctccttgtctgctacattttccccttccgcaTAGCAAGCAAACCGATCTGGATGGCTGTTTTTTACTCGCGAATCTTCCATATACCTGACGCAGCTGTCTATGATGCTTCGGGAAAGGTCGCCCGGCTTGTCCATCTTTCCGTAAATATCTGACGCAGGTGATGCGGTACCCTTGTTGAAGTAGCCCTTCAAATGGGGGGGACAGTTAAATGGTTCCTGTTTACTATTTAAGCTCCCCACGTGGCACCCATTTGTTCTCTCTGCAATGTTGTGACCTTGCCCTTTTGTCGGACCCTCCTCACAGTCATAGTACACCTTCTCACTATTTTTACCTTCCGCCAGGAGGAAAGAATtattgtccatttttttctttttcgacAAGGTGTTCTCATCATGGAGGTGCTTCCCCAATTTGTCTATGTCAATTTTGATCGCTTCACCATTTGCGGAGAAGGAGGTGATCCTCTTTTGGTGCGCCCCGAAATCAGTGCAACGGACGTCGCCCTTCTTGCTGGTAAAGTTGTTATCCACATGATCCCTTACCTTTGCGACCTTTTCCTGATTGAGGCTAACTTGGACGCGATTTCCATTTCGGCTTTCAGTGCGAATTCCGCTACAGGTGCTGATACTTTCTGCATTCAGGGGGTCTAACTGGTAATGCTTCTGTTCATACGCGCCGACGACCTGGCCCCCTCTCCCCCCTCCTTCGTTTAAACCCATTTCATACAAActggataaatttttttttaatttattttttagctCCTTCGAATTCTCCAATATTGAATTGACTTTGTTCGAAAAGgactcctccttcttcttcgcGCACTTTCCATTCCTCCCCGATTTGTTGATGCTGAAGTTGTTAGcgtaaatttttatgtaattcTCCTCCTCATTGGCTTCATCGTCTACTTCGTCCTCCGACTCTTCCTCCACTTCGATCTCCTCATCACTATCGTCGTCATCCTCCACTACGTGAACATCTCTTGGTGTGTCTTCCCCCTGCATCCACTTGTTCCCGCGGGGTGGAGGGTCTTCCAGGTCCAGCACTTCCCTTTCTCGCGTTCCTTCATACTTGCATGACATGTCTTCCCCATCCGTACTCTCCTCTGCGTTCACCCCATTGGATCCATCCCCTTTGTGCGAGTTTCTCACATTAGCAGTGGTTACCCCTCTGTAGATTCTTTCCGCCACCTCGCCCTCCATTTGGTCCTTCGGTAATCTCATATTTTTGGACTCACGAAAGGTGAGAAGTGCGTCTTGAAAATTCCCCAGATGGGACGTCGTCTTCTTTGCATAAGTCACTGACTGCTCCGTTTGCACCTGTTGATCCTTTTCTGCACAAAACCATTTCGATGCTTTGCTGTCTAAAGCGTTTTTGAAGTTTGTGCAATTGGTCTCTTCCTTCTCGTCAGATGCGTCAATGGTAACATTACGATTCCTTTCCTGAAAAAGGGAGTCCTCCTTTGTGGTCATTCCCTTCTTACCACTTTTCCCGCTCCCATTGTGGATCACCTGTGCGGGTTTTCCATACCCATGTGCATTCTCTTTTCCCTTGTAGTTTAAAAAATCATCGTACATGTCGCTCCTGCTGTAGCACCTTTCTCGTACACTTTTCACTtggttattatttttcccgtttttcaTGTAGGTAACTTGGTTGTTTTTGCTGTCCAGTGTGCGGTTTCCGCTGTTCTGATCCTTACTGCGGTGGTCTGGCTCGtggtcttcttcttcctcctcatcatcttcatactcactttcttcttcctcatcgtctTCCTCAGTGTAGTCATCCCCATcatcactttcttcttcttcttcttcttcgtcatcGTTGTCGCTCTCTATTTGCgtttctccttccacctcGTCTTCTTCCCCGTCGGTGATCCCCTGCTCGATGTCTCGTACCTGCTCCTGTAGGAACTGCTTATCTTGGCCCCCGCTACAGGCTTCGTGGCAGGtgcctttctttttaacgtTTTGGCTGGCATGACTGACCTGGCTAACTTTGCCATTCTTCGATTCTTTCCTCAAACTGGCACGATGAGCTGCTTGTTTATTCTTTCGCACGTAATTGTTGTGCACTGCACGATTGTCCCCCACGTCACCtccttcatcttcttcatcgTCCTCCTCGTCGTCTATAACGATAGCTTCATTTTCGTTTGCCTTGATAtggtcctcctttttcttcttcgcaaGATTGTccttgttcacattttccccGTCATCATTGATGACGAGGAAGTTATCCTTCTTGGCATCTTCCACGTACACGACTGGGGATGCATGCATCGCGTCGGTGTTCCCATGTGGACCGTGGTTGTTATTGTGAAGAGACGTGGCAGAAGCAGCATTGATCACCCCCCCGTTGAGGAGTCTATCATTGTTGTAGCTACTGTTGACTGTTCTCTGGTCTGTTTTGACTGCACTTCTAGCATCTCTACTTTGCTTCGTTCTACTGTCGTTGCTCCTACAAGTGCATGGGTCGCTTTTCTTCACGGAGCAACAGTTTATTCtacttttaaaattattcttcaTCATATAGTACAGAATTTCGTAGTCATTTTTGAGGCAGGCATGTGAATATTTACTGTTACTAGTTTTTTCCTTGGGGTTGTCTGCGTCCATGACGACGGTTGCCTTGTTGTTTCCCCTCGGAGCAGAAGCGTCGTCCTTGTCTACTTCCCcgttttgcttcattttacCGTTCGCGCTGAGGGAAATGTCGTTCACTGCGTTAACCGCGTTAACCGTGTTGACCATGTTAGCCGTGTTGACTGTGCCGGCTGAGTAGACCGCGTGGGCTGCAGTGGGCGCATTGGCCGTATTGGCCCCGTTCGgcgaaatggaggaaatatttttgaaaaagttcCAGTTATTCGAGAGCAGGTAAATCCACCTGCTCTTAACCTTCTCATGCCACAAGAATTTAGAATTCTGAAGGCTAAAATTGTTTAACATTTCTGTCACCCAGGGGTGGTCCAGAACATTCTGCAGACTTAATCTTTCACTGGGGTTGGATGAAGTCAACTTCACAAATAAATCCCACGCTTTAAGATTTTCTCTGAATCTGCTCGGAGGTTTGGAGTGCCTCAAATTATGCACAGTTTTCAAAATAGTTTGCGCGACTTTAGAACATTCAATTCCTTTTTGTCTACATACGAATCTTCcagaaatgaataaaatcATATTCATCCCAAGGGCGTagttgtcaattttttccgtCATGGGTCCCGTATTCCTGAGTACCTCTGGGGGATTAATTTCTAACGTGCCTGGCCATTCCGTCGGATGTAAATTGCAAGAATCAATATGTTCTGACCATCCAAAGTCCGCTATGACGATTCTTTTATTGTCGTAccttaaaatatttgttGGCTTTAAATCTCTGTGAACAATATTCATGTCTTGGATGTACCACATGCCCTGCAACAGTTGAATGAAGTAGAGAAAAGCTTCTGTCATATTGCTGgataaattttccttccataaaGTCCCATCATTTGCATAGTCTTGTATCAGAatccatccttccttccctcctatAACTTTGTGTAACTTTATCACTCCAGGACATTGACATATGGATAGgttaattatttcttttgtAAACATTTCAACAATACGATTAAACGATTCCTTCGGAAATTGATTCGGTTGTAACAACTTGGCTGCAAATATTTCGTTCGTAATTTTATGTTTCACCTTCCATACTTGTGCGTACGTTCCCTTTCCTAGATTGTTCAAAACGACGTAGTCCTTAAAGCAGCTGTCATTTGTCCGTATTATCCTAATTTGGTTGTGGAGCACGCTCGGTAGCTGTAAAACATCATTCTGCGTAGACAGGTTTGAGCCTATTTtaacttcttcattttttctcccttttatGTAACTCCGTTTGTAATAATTATCAGCAAATTCGGGGTTGTCTTTGCTGTTATTATTcaacggtttagggttccttTTGATATCTGGAAAatccatgttttttttttttttttttttagaaaatattTGTTCGTTTGCGTGGATGGGGGGATGATGCCCTCTTTCACAACAATGTGCTGTTCCAGGTCCGCCGTTGTAGAAGGCTCAAAATTGGGTTACATCTACGGgtgtacatgtgtgtacgtaTGTGTGCACGCGTACCAGGTAAAAGTGTCCCTTCAAATGCGTACGCATGcacaaatatgtgtacatgccAGAATACGTATACAAacattaatatttttatctgTTCCTGTTGgttacacatacatgtagAGCGTCGAATATACACTCACTTAAGCAAAcgacttttttatttcttaatTATATTCCTCTTCTGCGATTTTTCCACTTGGTCAAAAATATGTACTTCATAAAACAGCTTTTCTAACCTGTTTACATTTAGTCGAACTGTTGCAATGCTGGTGGTCAACGTATTCTCACAACTGTGGTATACTTATgtgtttttaatttatttttctgtttggtCTCTCTGCAGAAGTGCTTCAGGTTTGTGTAACTCTCAAGTGGAAACTGTTAtcttattctttatttttattttgttctgtaCTTCATTTACCTTGATCTTTATATAGTGAAGTGGTTATGTGTgtggttttctttttctttcttgtaTGCCACTTTGCAGCCTCTTTGTGTACTTTCCTGTACACttggtttttcttcttttttacacttttttcttcgtttgttttttttttggggggcgGATATTTTCTTTCTACAAATTCGCTGACGCAACCAAATAGAACCAAACAAAGGGGTTAATCAAATTAATAAAACAATCAGAAAAAtacgaaacaaaaaaaaaaaaaaaaacacatatatgtatatatatgtggtaaaaaaaaacaaatgaaagaTAATGCTATGGAACGTCAAAAGATGCacataaacaaaaattaaaaattagtACATAGACACACGGTAACAAATTTACATAGGCTTAAACAAAATGTTCTACAGGGGTATACAATTGAAGCATTATTGCAGAGTGGACTgttacggaaaaaaagaagaggggtatagcaaaatggaaacaacGTTGAAACGAAGTGGCATGAATTAGCATGTAATGGCAAAAGGGGCGCACGGCAAGCGGaacagaaaaacaaaaaaattaaaactgaGCTAACTGGCGTAAATATTAGGGACAAacttaaaaattaaatgaatCACAAACTCTATAAATTTACAGAAAACAAAAGGTCGTTAGCCCGAATACAGTTGGACACATTGCAAGCGTTACATCTGgagaaagaacaacaaaacaaagaggagaaaataaaaattataactaATGTAGGTGTACAGGAAGTAAACTATCATTTTTGATGCAGAGTTATTGAAATGGCAATAAGTAGGAGGGgttaatttttgttaaaatttcATCTGTGCATTAATCGCAGACGGTTACGCGGTTAAGCGGTCAACCGGTAAACTGGTTGACTGGCCAACTGACCAACTGGTCAGCTGTTCAAACACTTGTGCAAGTATAGAACGTTGCAAACAGATTAATTCCTGTCTACTCGCCCGAAGGTGCAAGTACACGAATGCAACACACTTGCGTAGATACACGCgcaaacacacacataaatgtatatatgtgtggacaTCCACGCGAACGTACAAAAACATACAACACAAAagaaatgttattatttgcAATTCGGTCAAAAGTTATAGAATTGttttactgtttttttttcttttttcattattccGCTTTCTCATGTATTTCTGTCTCTCTCTCACTCTCAATTTTGGAATTTCACAAATTAATACAAATGTTTGTACTATtgtggcacaaaaaaaaaaaaaaaaaaaaaatcaccttcATTCAGAAATCATTTTACAAAGGCAATACAATAATTTGTGTGCACTTCATATCTTTTttacagctttttttttttttttttttttttttttttttttctgattgAAATTTATCAAAGCAAAGTAAcagcaacagaaaaaaaaaaaaagaaagctgaaatgctcctttttttactatattaaaaatgtttcaTATTGTCTTATGGAagctttttttccacttaacACAAACATTCTTTACACAGTGGTATACGACACAACAAAAACGAAGCAGTGGTAATAAACAATTACAAACTTTTTCCGGTGTTCGCAGTGATCATAAATTCgcctgaactgttcataaaaaaaaaaaaaaaaaaaacgatgtGGTGTAGAAATGCACTAAATGTTTATTAGCCGTTCATACTTCTTTTCCCATATATTAGCGCACAGTGTGGTTAGCTAGTGCGTAACGATAGGAAAGAATGACAGCCAAATGTACGAAGGAgtaaaaaacgaagaaaaaaaaaaaaaatattaaaataattcaATATGTAGCATTTACAACACAAACtttggctagccaaaaaaaaaaaaaagaaaaagaaacacacaGCACGATGTTATGTAGGACGTTGCTTTCTTGTGAAATGTGAACGGCAgaacacatgtgtgtattcacatataaaaattgttattggtgtcgaaaaaaaaaaaaaaaacttatgctttaaaatgtgtaaacGCGGTGATATGGATGAATTTGTGTACTTTactttttctcatttttcgcTCATGAATGTTATGCGTTTATGGtaagtttttctttctctttctgtttctcttttcctttttcgcgaTCGCATCTATTGGTGGTTACGGCGTGAAACGTTCATGTCACTCTTCGGAGCAATGGTGACTCTACGTCTTTGTTTCATTTAGCATGTAGAAAAGCGTTGGCATGGCGTTGAAGGTGCGACGGTAGCCTACGCTCAggtgcacatgtgtgtaagcgtgtgcgtgtgtacatatatgggTGAGAGTACACGTATATAGGCGTGTCTGTATATGGGCGTACGGGCAAATGTGTATTCATCCAATCACTCATTCATTTGGCGATACACAAATGAAGGCATTTATGCACACAGCATTTCGCATGGATATGGTTCTCTGCTTATTGGTCTGAATGGTTGCAATTATTACACAGTGCCTGTACAGGCGGTACGCACGGACGGGTGTGAAAGCGTGTGGATGGGTGGGAAAGCATATGGGTGGATGGAAAAACATATGGACGGATGTGAAAGCGTATGGATGGGTGTGCAGATATTCTGCTTCGCGTAAAAAGACAAACAAATGTATACCACtatcttttcatttttttcactttggtAATTTCTGCAAAAGTGTGTAATGTTTTCCTTGCTCGACTGCACTGGACAGGACAtgccatttcttttttttttctttttatgaaCATTGCTATGGGaagttacattttttcaaacttagcttttcttctcacttgcattttccacattttcgtttttctattttccgttttcctattttccattttaatttccccccctcgtagcacatttttttttaagtcatTTACACTGTTGTTATTCACTGCTATCCAGTGCACTCTGTTTGCTGCTTTAAAAAGCGAAGACAACAGTTAAATGCGGGCGGGTGGTAACTTTTTCCAGAATTATATGTGATCAGAACGAAATGTATTGGTTGCAAAGGAAATGTATAATTtgtgctcttctttttctttgaaaaTTCCAGCTGAATTTTTCATGAGTGGCAAACGCAGGCAGCACTGATGCGCGTTGGTGTCATTGTGCGTTTGTCATATGACCCACTTGGGAAGCTGCTCGATTGCGCAACTAACCACCTGTGTGATGGGTCGATTTTCCCCCACCGCCTCTTCAcacatttgtttgttttttcccctttggcgCATTTCCTCCTGTGTTCGGTCCGCCGTTCGCGCGCCAAATGCTCCCAAGGGGTAATAATTGCGTCTGCTTATTATTTTCGCCGTGTGAAGATACTTTCTTCTAACTGAAGGAGTTACGCGATGCCAACGCGTTATTTCGAGGTGGAAATTTCGTCAGGGTCCCACAAACAACGAATCGAAAGCTTAAACAAAGCAATGCTATATGACGCGATGCGATACGATGCGAAATGAATTGAGACGAAGTTAAGtcacaaaggggggaagaaaaaccatGCGTgcgtagaagaagaaaaaaatgagagcaTATTTTCCTTACTACTCTGCTGTGTGTTCCAATACAGGGTTACACAGAACGCACGTTCCATATGCTGTTGTATTTTGCATTAACTGCGATGAAAATGCCCCCAAAagtgtgtgtgcaaatgtgAGCGATGGGGTCAACACATACACTACGCAGTGCGCATGCGAAGTATCAGTATGTGTCTGAATGTGAGTACTCAGAAATTTGAAGGGGGAGAATCTGTTCATCCCTTGGCTCATTTGAGTATTTAAAGCTGATCTGTTCACAATGGCATGCCAGATGGAGACCATGCAATAGCTTATCATTTAAAGTGGTTTGTGGGGTCGGTAACACGAAAaagtaatagaaaaaaaaaaaggatcttacataaaaaaaaaaaagggagagtaAATGCAAGAAGGAGGGGTAAATTGAATGTATTATCTCCGTCGAAGCAATTTCtcacatataatatacatgtacatttcaGGTGTGGTCATTTTatgggggagggaaaaaatttctgtTGCACATATTGTGTAGTTTAGAACCCATCATGGGGGTAACTACtcctaatttttccttccccccagggttgcttctatttttatattcttgtGTTGACGTTTTTCCAGCTTGGTTTTCTCATGTGCCAGGTCGACCTAGATGATGGACATATTGTGGGCCGAGTTGTCCGATATGGTTTTTCCGCACAAGTGGCATTTGCCCAATTT
Coding sequences within:
- a CDS encoding Protein kinase domain containing protein — translated: MDFPDIKRNPKPLNNNSKDNPEFADNYYKRSYIKGRKNEEVKIGSNLSTQNDVLQLPSVLHNQIRIIRTNDSCFKDYVVLNNLGKGTYAQVWKVKHKITNEIFAAKLLQPNQFPKESFNRIVEMFTKEIINLSICQCPGVIKLHKVIGGKEGWILIQDYANDGTLWKENLSSNMTEAFLYFIQLLQGMWYIQDMNIVHRDLKPTNILRYDNKRIVIADFGWSEHIDSCNLHPTEWPGTLEINPPEVLRNTGPMTEKIDNYALGMNMILFISGRFVCRQKGIECSKVAQTILKTVHNLRHSKPPSRFRENLKAWDLFVKLTSSNPSERLSLQNVLDHPWVTEMLNNFSLQNSKFLWHEKVKSRWIYLLSNNWNFFKNISSISPNGANTANAPTAAHAVYSAGTVNTANMVNTVNAVNAVNDISLSANGKMKQNGEVDKDDASAPRGNNKATVVMDADNPKEKTSNSKYSHACLKNDYEILYYMMKNNFKSRINCCSVKKSDPCTCRSNDSRTKQSRDARSAVKTDQRTVNSSYNNDRLLNGGVINAASATSLHNNNHGPHGNTDAMHASPVVYVEDAKKDNFLVINDDGENVNKDNLAKKKKEDHIKANENEAIVIDDEEDDEEDEGGDVGDNRAVHNNYVRKNKQAAHRASLRKESKNGKVSQVSHASQNVKKKGTCHEACSGGQDKQFLQEQVRDIEQGITDGEEDEVEGETQIESDNDDEEEEEEESDDGDDYTEEDDEEEESEYEDDEEEEEDHEPDHRSKDQNSGNRTLDSKNNQVTYMKNGKNNNQVKSVRERCYSRSDMYDDFLNYKGKENAHGYGKPAQVIHNGSGKSGKKGMTTKEDSLFQERNRNVTIDASDEKEETNCTNFKNALDSKASKWFCAEKDQQVQTEQSVTYAKKTTSHLGNFQDALLTFRESKNMRLPKDQMEGEVAERIYRGVTTANVRNSHKGDGSNGVNAEESTDGEDMSCKYEGTREREVLDLEDPPPRGNKWMQGEDTPRDVHVVEDDDDSDEEIEVEEESEDEVDDEANEEENYIKIYANNFSINKSGRNGKCAKKKEESFSNKVNSILENSKELKNKLKKNLSSLYEMGLNEGGGRGGQVVGAYEQKHYQLDPLNAESISTCSGIRTESRNGNRVQVSLNQEKVAKVRDHVDNNFTSKKGDVRCTDFGAHQKRITSFSANGEAIKIDIDKLGKHLHDENTLSKKKKMDNNSFLLAEGKNSEKVYYDCEEGPTKGQGHNIAERTNGCHVGSLNSKQEPFNCPPHLKGYFNKGTASPASDIYGKMDKPGDLSRSIIDSCVRYMEDSRVKNSHPDRFACYAEGENVADKEKRSHPLRGDMEKEKSKLPIKESEQLNQTNWEIFPNNDKTKQCVNDHTNGSKDNDDKGQRISNKKDTPIEGMARMPSKSDLSNYSINHCGNNKGSNYEYENGFSSILNKKKLHRENHLNNDVATTGRYVEQVKAPAKDGKNNKHMSINTIIPDDSRQSANAKQGNDRVNRSGKNSPPNNDSPTHMSDEPNSSNDANDIIINNFMNNTKGGTNYDGKGNYGISNGNTRNNYFANKKSYDKNEQYYPTNNLTKLVERKNEVDPQGGSYPCVANYETSYEENDCNSSSKSVDKSDHSGFMKMMKALGGEEHCGNWMSSTGSAIGSASGSRSDNRSDNRSENRSRNPFVAGKERYEDLLLGDLPQEGKDRNLLNPQMEGKAANQGALSHYASGGHKTFDGVHRAQAVSTHAYLEGSVKGKGGESPSDNRSDDQSNNQCNNQSNNQSNNQSNRRGGGAYNHKPNAFPHPSSYTKATIRLDETIRDNFNKTSSSSTYDYSDFDFHCSSNKDNIVDSFNTEYKVTTTREKVVKQRQKKEEEEKQGRLCYHQTGARFQVHN